Proteins from one Bacillota bacterium LX-D genomic window:
- a CDS encoding ABC transporter ATP-binding protein, giving the protein MLKVENIDVFYGAIHAIKGVSLEVNEGEIVTLIGANGAGKTTTLQTISGLIRPKKGEITFKDSKITGVPAQQIVKKGISQVPEGRRVFANLTVLENLEMGAYLRKDKQGINETLEKVFIKFPRLKERAAQLAGTLSGGEQQMLAMGRALMSQPKLMLLDEPSMGLAPILVKEIFSIIKEINESGTTILLVEQNANMALSIANRAYVLETGRVVASGSAAELAESEQIKKAYLGG; this is encoded by the coding sequence ATGCTTAAAGTAGAAAATATAGATGTCTTTTATGGAGCAATTCATGCTATTAAAGGAGTTTCATTAGAAGTTAATGAAGGAGAAATTGTAACCCTAATTGGTGCCAACGGTGCCGGCAAAACCACAACATTACAAACAATTTCAGGATTAATCCGCCCTAAAAAAGGGGAAATTACTTTTAAGGACTCTAAAATTACCGGTGTGCCTGCACAGCAAATTGTAAAAAAAGGCATTTCCCAAGTGCCTGAAGGACGGCGTGTTTTTGCCAATCTAACAGTTCTGGAAAATTTAGAAATGGGCGCTTATTTAAGGAAAGATAAGCAGGGAATTAATGAAACTTTGGAGAAAGTTTTTATTAAGTTCCCACGTTTGAAAGAACGTGCTGCCCAGCTAGCAGGAACTTTAAGCGGTGGCGAGCAACAAATGTTGGCCATGGGTAGGGCTTTAATGTCCCAGCCCAAACTAATGCTTTTAGATGAGCCTTCCATGGGACTGGCACCTATTTTAGTTAAAGAAATTTTTTCCATTATTAAAGAAATAAATGAGTCAGGAACTACTATACTACTAGTAGAGCAGAATGCAAATATGGCTTTATCTATTGCTAACCGTGCTTATGTGCTGGAAACAGGTCGGGTTGTCGCCTCAGGCTCAGCGGCAGAGCTAGCTGAAAGTGAACAAATTAAAAAAGCTTATCTTGGTGGGTAA
- a CDS encoding CBS and ACT domain-containing protein has protein sequence MYVRSRMTENPITINRQTTIAEALDLMRKNSIRRLPVMEKEKLVGIVTDRDLSEVSPSPATSLSVFEINYLLAKMKISDVLPKDQTVVTISPDAYIEEAALLMREHNVGALPVLENGKLVGIVTETNIFDAFIDILGVRDAGTRITLEVADKPGVLADVAEVIRDYGANIARIAAFRDRGEQTLIVIRLNTTDVDPIVDVLKQHGYKIQSVKDYQEFQPN, from the coding sequence TTGTACGTAAGATCACGGATGACTGAAAATCCTATTACAATTAACCGGCAAACTACTATAGCAGAAGCACTGGACTTAATGAGAAAAAATAGTATACGCCGTTTACCGGTGATGGAGAAAGAAAAATTGGTAGGTATTGTTACAGATCGAGATTTAAGCGAAGTATCTCCTTCACCTGCCACCTCTTTAAGTGTCTTTGAAATTAACTATTTATTAGCTAAAATGAAAATTTCCGATGTATTACCTAAGGATCAAACAGTAGTAACAATATCCCCAGATGCTTATATCGAGGAAGCGGCACTGTTAATGCGTGAGCATAATGTAGGTGCCTTACCTGTTTTGGAAAATGGGAAGCTCGTAGGAATTGTTACGGAAACAAATATCTTTGATGCTTTTATTGATATACTAGGTGTCCGGGATGCTGGAACGAGAATTACATTAGAAGTAGCTGATAAGCCAGGTGTTTTAGCAGATGTTGCTGAGGTAATCCGAGATTATGGTGCTAATATTGCACGCATTGCTGCTTTTCGCGATAGGGGAGAGCAAACACTAATTGTTATTCGCCTAAATACTACGGATGTAGATCCCATTGTCGACGTTTTAAAACAGCATGGCTATAAAATTCAGTCAGTGAAGGATTATCAAGAATTTCAACCAAACTAA
- a CDS encoding ABC transporter ATP-binding protein, giving the protein MLKTNDLTKTFGGLSAVSNLDIELNQGELVGLIGPNGAGKTTVFNLLTGVYTPSSGDILMEGQNISNLKPYQVTYRGIARTFQNIRLFDSLSVLDNVKVANHWHGKYNVLNALLRLPPYNAKENAMTEEALKLLDIFGLKEKANELAKNMPYGEQRKLEIVRALAAKPKLLLLDEPAAGMNPQETHELMNLIKKIRDEFGLTILLIEHDMSLVMGICQRIYVLDYGKIIAQGTPQEIMNNKRVIEAYLGEEAKNA; this is encoded by the coding sequence ATGCTGAAAACTAATGACCTGACGAAAACCTTTGGCGGTTTGTCTGCTGTTTCCAACCTGGATATAGAATTGAACCAAGGTGAATTAGTCGGGCTAATAGGTCCCAATGGTGCTGGTAAGACTACTGTTTTTAATCTTTTAACGGGTGTCTACACACCTTCTAGCGGGGATATTCTAATGGAAGGCCAGAATATTAGCAATCTCAAGCCATACCAAGTTACTTACCGAGGCATAGCTAGAACCTTCCAAAATATTCGTTTGTTTGATTCCCTTTCTGTACTAGACAATGTTAAAGTAGCTAATCATTGGCATGGAAAGTACAATGTGCTAAATGCCTTATTGCGGTTGCCTCCTTATAATGCTAAGGAAAATGCTATGACTGAGGAAGCCCTGAAACTATTAGATATTTTCGGCTTGAAAGAAAAGGCCAATGAGTTAGCGAAAAACATGCCTTACGGAGAGCAGCGCAAATTGGAAATAGTTCGGGCTTTAGCTGCTAAACCGAAATTATTGCTTTTAGACGAGCCGGCAGCAGGAATGAATCCACAGGAAACTCATGAGCTAATGAATCTAATTAAGAAGATTAGAGATGAGTTTGGGTTGACGATTTTACTGATCGAACACGATATGTCTTTAGTTATGGGTATTTGCCAGCGCATTTACGTGCTAGATTATGGCAAAATTATTGCTCAAGGGACACCACAGGAGATTATGAATAATAAACGGGTTATCGAAGCCTACCTAGGAGAGGAGGCTAAAAATGCTTAA